CCAAATTTGACGGGATTGGTTTACtagatcgttttttttttttaagtttccaaAATTAGGGTGTGTTCCAGAtatgattactttttttatttttgttttgtaattatttatattggtTAGTAATTTGTAGTATCCATATCTACATAAGAATCACGTGTGATTATTAAGCTATTTTGGATGACGCTCTTGGTATATGAATGCCAAAATGACCACCAAATCGAAAGTAGCCATTTTGCTATCAATTCTACCGGAAGTagtaataaaatacttataaaatattattaaaacgAAGTTtccttgtttattaatatagataatgaagcaaaaaaatttgtattaatgtagatctagatttagttagtaatagatctagagaagcAAAAGATAATgtagaaaaatcaaatttattgttttaatcatACACtagagtgtagatctaggtctaatacttAGATTTAGGCTTAGACCTATTTTCTAGAATAGGAACAGAGATGCATAGAATGAAATCTAgaataagatagatagatatcatataggcctatagatctttaattgatttgatatatactagtctagtctatacttaattgtcttgatttgatatatactagtctagtctatacttaattgtcttaataaactaatactagtttctagatctagaatgttgaTTAggactaaatttagatctattttttttatgtgaaatttAATGGAAGAAAATCTGAGAAATAGcctaaaaactaaaacagcttttcaatatatattataatattataaattagatctaggtgttATATTATAAGTTTGTTTAGATTTtatgtctgtatatataatatacagtatttcaaagaattagaacacattgaagaatactgtaaagataattttttattattaaatgtaaaaaaaaacaaagaaatgataatcgattttcgcagggacaagaaggaaaatgatattgtttctgtagctggagagactattgaaattgtgcaaacctttaaataccttggtactatcctagacaataaactaaattttactgcaaatactgattatatcagcaaaaaagggcagcaaagattacgactactaagaaaactgtcctcgtttaatgttagcgaaaaggtcttggctatgttttatcacgctcacatctgcaatgttttcagtttcaatatcactgcctggtatggcaatctgagcattaaaaataggaataaacttaatagaatcctcaatgctgctggcaaaatcattggcaaaaaacaaaccccatttgggcagttgtttgagacaaacatctctaaaaaagctaacaagatccttgaaatagagaatcaccctttgtgtcaggattttgtgattttaccatcacaaaagagatagatACAAGAcaaccgatagcaaagacaaacagacacaaacactcttttgttcccctggcaatcaaatcattaaataagaacaatctggtacaaactttgtcacatgtaaattatgagtgagtctgatgtgaatgtacactttggtttcttatagttataatgttttttgtttggtaatgcacaaattgtaagacaaatttccttattaaagattattattattattatatatagactctgtatattttaaactttaaactttataaaagagACATTCTGATATCTAATCTTGGCAATTTGACTAATTGTATTGATTTCTATTGCCTCTTgcctcactcccccccccccttcccaaccatatccaaatattttgtaattttacatctgcatttttttttaaataaaaaaaaaaggtcaatattttaaaaatgttttttaaagataactTTTTCATACTCCAGCTGTTTAAAGTCTCCTTTTAATTTTATGACtaaatattaagaaataaaaacaagttttcGTCAATATGTGAAAAAAATCTAGCTGTTCCTGtagtacaatttttaaaaataaatgtcacaattttgaattgctttttttctttaaaattattatttatttttgtagcaaataacatgtttaaagtttcttgaaaatttgaaatggtaatattaataaataaaaaagttgagcGTTAATAAGTTAAATTCCGACCAAATTCGTCGGTTCTATTTTTAGCTTCGTCTGGCTGTAAAAGTAtaaaagatagatttagatgaaAGATTTGGGGgttataaaatgatataaagaaCATGTAAAGTCTCCTGAAAATTTGAAATGGaaatattgacaaataaaaaCGTTGTGCATGAATTAAGTCAAATTTCGACCAAATTTGGCGTCTCTATCTTTAGCTTCACCCAGCTGTTAAAGTATAATAAATGGATTTAGATGAACGATTTAGGGgttataaaatgatataaagaaCATGTAAAGTCTCCTGAAAATTTGAAATGGaaatattgacaaataaaaaagttgtgcaTGAATTAAGTCAAATTTCGACCAAATTCGTCGTCTCTATTTTCAGCTTCGCCCTGCTGGAAAAGTATGAAAAATCGGTTTAGATGAAAGATTGGGGTCATATTACGCTTTAAATAACATGCATAAAGTCTTCTGAAAAATATATTGAATAATAAGAAAGATATGCATGCTTTAATAACAAAAAGTCAAAATTCGGGTACCAAAATTTTTTATGGATACAAAGTTAACAAAGCcaaagaagggaaaaaaataaatacaaaaaaaatcataactttgcTTCTACTTATCCTTATCATAGAAacataaatttgatatttttgtaaatggGACACCAAGCTCTATTTAATGATATCAGTTACAAAACTATATGATCAAAACAAATTGAAtgataattaatcattaatGCGTACGTGACTCTAGCAGTCATAAATAAATTGAgttatatagagtctagactagacaACGAACGAGCGGAACGAAACGTAAAGGTCAattcaaaaatacaaaaaagaagCTTAGTAGAATGATAGACATACAAAGAAATAATCATATAATTTACGTACAGACTTTCCCCTTATGAATGTCAACTTGTTTTGATGGTGGACCATGGCCATATCTAACAGATGCCAACGAAACTGATCGTTTCAAAATGCAAGTAGTTGTCCTCCACAACGATACAGCCATGTTGATTGACCTAAGTGACagtgtgacagattttttagaCAATGTATTCAGTACCTTGGATAAATCTAAAATAATAGTCAATAGAATCCACTATAGTGACAatatcaaacaagaaaaaaatatttcctaattttacgtttaaaaaatcttttataaaaagcttttttaaaagcttcataAAATGTAATTCGTttgactaaaatattatttaaataaatagatgttgatatagatctaataatttacaacaatttaaaaattattcatttatagttttattgttttaaaattttaatttttgaatacATAACATAGCACAAGATCTATAATGATTTATttgttagatctatttgttGGCGCTTTTGTATCAATACATTGTATtactttatttataaatatttagttgTAGACTTTGTGCATTTCTGGCAGTTaagtaacgtaaacaaaatgtaacaatatagtatctagactagatctaaatatctagatcaagatctagatcaagatttaaATTATTCTACTGTTTATAAAATAGACTTAATGTTTATTGTCTAAAAAGTGTGttcattaatatttaaaattattatttaacaaagatcaacaatttaattttgttcataTAAATTTGTATTAATTTGTTCCGTCAATTTACCCGTGTGATTTTATAATAGCACTGCTAAACATGGCCGAACTCGTAGACAAAATTCTTCTTGAAATAGAAAGACTTAATGAAGCCGATTCTCTTGAATTATCTCGTCTATTAGCTGTTAATCATCAAACTGTCGTAGGAGCAATTAAAAGTTTACAGTCTCTTGGTGATGTAAGCTATGTAATATGTTTATGGGCTAAACATATGGACGTTTGATTTTGATACTTTCAGTTTCATTGATCATTCACTGTGATCTGATGATCATCATGATGTTGTCTAAAATCTAAACTTAAAATGTTGATGATTGATCGATGATAATGTTAAATGTATTATGCAACACGAACTtcaattttaaatttctatataaatattatctAAATGGAAGTTAGGCTGATGTTGGATTTACTAATTTAGATCTGGACAAATCTAGATAGTAAGATTACTAAGATTTGTGTCATAGTGAATCAtagtgtttttaattttattattagtagtattactCATAATTCTCATTTACTAAATGTtgatttaaagttttattaagtTATTTAAGTTGTTCTTAttcttattaatattattattaaaattaagaatGGTAGTCTTTCTTTACTCAACTTTACTGTCCTGTAAAGtcactttattttactttatatacTCAATATACTGTAAACTGTATATTAAGTATGAACTATGTATGATAAATGATAGTGATACTGTATCACATTGTTAATGTGGACTCATAGACGTGAATCAtagtgttttattattattactgttttATTAAGTAATTAAGTCATTTAAGTAACAAGTTCTTAttcttattaatattattattaaaattaagaatGGTAGTCTTTCTTTACTCAACTTTACTGTCCTGTTTAGTCACTGTATATACTGTGTACAAACTGTATATTAAGTATGAATTATGATAGTGATACTGTATCACATTGTAAATGTGTATGCTCAAAGGTAGAAAAGAGGACTAACAACAGTAACATTgtcaaaaactttaaaaagaaaaccccatcgccttttttaaaaaaaaggccttACATATACTTCATATAGGCCTAACTATAAGCCTAtctatttgatttttattttaatttgattcaGTTAAAAACTCACACATTTTAGATTATTAAAGTTGAAGATGTACAAAACAAGCGATGGGAACTGACTGAAGAAGGCAATTCAATACTAAAGAATGGTAGCCATGAAGCCTTAGTTTACCAAGCTATACCCAATGATGGCATTGTTCAGGCACAGCTTATGGTAATTAACActatatgcatttaaaaaaatatttttttaattttcactatcttatcttataaataatattacatacgttacttcaaaaaagaagataattacatcctacacatttcatgtgtcaaactAGTTATGCATATTACAGTATTAATTGGGAAAACccaacaaattttatttttacagtactcctgataattaaaatttattaggTTAgacaaattattaaatgaaattttaaataaagaggGAGACAATTTTGGCTAGATACTATCTTTATGTCTTAACCAAGGTGTCTAAAcattcatttacattttttacaaaatgttttcattgattTATTGTACAGGCAACTGTCCCAAATGCCAAAGTGGGATTCAGTAAAGCTATGTCAGCAGGTTGGATTAAAGTAGACAAGAATTGTGAAGGGGGCCCAAGAGTTTTTAGACAGGTTTgcaatttattttcttaatagTTTAATCAGTAAAGATATCTTTGTCTtctaaatttcatttattttttatctgcAATATTGAAAAATCTGATgtgttttaatatttgtttttgtatgggtaTTTCTAGGTTGAAAGTATCAAAGATGTGGTCAAAGAATGTTTAGAAAAGATAGCAAATTTAGGAATAGGAGATGTAACTgatacagaaaaaaatgaatacaaaaaaagaaaactcattACTGAGGTGTAAGTGTCtgaaatgtactttttttttttttatttagagtggatcgcttttttttctaaaggttAAAAAGTAATATCTCAAATAACAAGTTAAAactataaaattgtattttaaacttgtttgtgtgcatttttttctagaaaggaaacaagttataaaattaaaaagggaGAAAATTTCACCACTACAGTTAGCAAACCACAAGTTGATTTAACACCTGAGATGATATCTAGTGGCAGCTGGAAGACCACACAGTTCAAACCCTATAACTTTCAAGCATTAGGTGCTCCTGTAACAACTGGTCATCTCCATCCTCTGCTGAAAGTTCGGGAGCAGTATcgacaaatatttttagaaatgggGTAAATCAAATACTTCTTCATTGGTTGcatctaattattttaattgatgtGATGGCTATTAGATTTTTATTATGAATCATTTACAATTATAAtgacttctaaaaataaatgagCTATATGAGCTCATTAACAATTAGGCTTATGTTTAATTTATTGCGGCTTAATTCTTTCAGTGcaaattattttgatttgaaaatttttttttcagggcgAGACGAACAAAAATCTACAAAAGGATGGGGGGGTAGAGTTACTAAAACTAATGTAAATTTTAgaacatatttgatttttttttttaaggaaaataaATTGTCTACAAAAGTGTAGTAAATGAAATACATTATTATATatcaaatattcattttttttaaaaatcgataTACTTGaagatttaacctttaatacattaaatacataaatattaaaaatcacAAAACTGAACACATTTTCTGACTTCAAATTTCATAAAAGATTAACAAATGCactaaaaaataatgcaaataaactaaaaaaaggaACCACTAAcacaatgttgtctttttttattaacGTGTTAGTCCTGCATCCAATTtaccaaaacaaagaacaatcactctcacatgcataaaattaaaaaaaaaaaacgagaaataaaaagtttaacattaaaaagatagtgaaataaatatattcaaaGTTACTCACTGAAAGTAATGCTGCACTCACCAGCATTAACGAACTTACTACCTGAGAGCAGCACagaaagaattaataaaattgaaataaattatgcttgaaaaaaacaaaaaacaattatattactatagaaaatctttttataattttttttacaaaatttactTAATATTATTAGTAATAAAGTAACCAGTAGTTGAGTTTCTGtcttaattgtaattttttatgtaaaaatatttcattaacttttttttcttaaatatagaTTTTCAGAGATGCCAACAAATAATTATGTTGAGTCCAGTTTTTGGAATTTCGATGCTCTATTCCAGCCACAGCAACATCCTGCCAGAGATGCACATGATACTTTCTTTATAAGTGGTCAGTAACTTTTGGTCTTACTTCTAGTACATCTTagttgaatttgttaaaaatttaaTCTCATCTCTGCCATGTTTCTGTCTTGGGTATAAGCCACCAAACAGCTTCCTCCAGGGGTATTgattctgggcgagtctctccaactcaactgtccccatgtcttacccatctgcttggcatctgcatCCAAATTATGGTGGCATGGTgatcggtcatttcatccccggtcttttcatccccaattaaatattttttcttattcgTTGTTTAATTGTGCTGAAAAGGATTTGATTTTAAGCCTTtattttatctaatatataaatatgattatgtagaatgctttttgatattttttgacatgttattgtgtttatagtgttcccTTCCACTTTACATTTTTGAGAAATCTAatttaatatattgtaaatctgggagGGTACATATCTTGCACTTGACCTAAtaatcaaaggccaaggtgtggtggaagtagtggaaattTTTTGAAAGATTAGAACGATTAGAATAGTAATGACCATACCACTGATagcttatcatcaaaggccaaggtgttgTTGAAGTAGTTGAAATCATTTAAGATATAGAACGATTAGAATACTAATGATCATGTAGCTGATAACTCCTGACGACCATCTTtccctttattttatttttctaacgctctttcttgaaaatgggcgcgtcatttgtagccttgaaataaggttttatttttttctaataaaggctgacttcacccatcctcaggatatcatgtcgcctatataagttttgctttaatttctcTAAAGcattagactaagactaagactgctttattgatccttacggaaatttgttgtgattacaaggactcgtttctcatataaagacaacacaacagaaaaatacacataaatacaacagacaacataaagagttcattcagcgactacacacaggtatcttggtgcatttcatgttccctgatcaatgagtggcggtgatagagtctgactgagtgaggtacgaacgagtttttgtaccgctccgttcttgttttgattgacagcagtcgcccacttcgcgacgacctggcgtagttctgatggagcgggtggccgttgtcttccaagattttttcgatttttcttaggcacgtttgttcaaaaagttcctttaaatgtggtaatgttgtgagtgtaatttttgatgcttttttaatgatgttttctagacgttgcaacagtttagatgaggcgttgccttgccaacaacttattccgtatgttagcagattttgtacagtcgcgccgtaaaatgtctcaaggatcttcttatttaatttaaaactgttgagtttgtatagaaaaaagagtcgctgggctgttttctttgtcagagttccaaggtggtcttcccatgaaagcttgttgttaatgataatgcctagatatttatatgcctttacttgttctatagatgtagtgtttatttgcagttcacgtagagtttgttttttctttctaaaatctattataagttctttagtttttgttacattcagttctagaaagttgtcggtgcaccagtttgtaaactcttctatcgagcttcgatactgagtttcgtctcctgaataagaccgactatggcagtatcatcagcgaatttaatgagtttaactgagtcatagatgcttcttatgtcattagtgtaaagagtgtatagcacaggagaaagtacacaaccttgtggagcacccgtacatagtactcgagttgacgatttggtgttgttgactttaacatactggggccgttgggttaaaaagtttagaacccatgcttgcaagtaagggcttacatttaagttactcagtttgtttatcattagatgtggctgtatggtattgaaagccgaggagaaatctacgaagaggactcgtgcatatgttttgggtatatcgagatgcttataaagctggtccaaaagcaatagaatggcatcctcagttcctctatctgctttgtatgcaaattggtgagggtctaggctgttattgacttttgctacaagttgtttaaggatatatttttcaaaacatttcataacaataggtgttagtgctactgggcggaaatcatttaagcaatctatttttggtttcttaggcactggtatgatttctgaagttttccagatgtttggaattacgcacgtttgccatgactggttaaagatatgacagaagatagaagaaatttgctccgcacatagcttgatcagcttgccactaattttgtctggtccacaagcttttgttacgtctactcttttaaataacaatgtcacttcatcctccgttacaaaattgacgtagggctcttgttttcctttggacagagtgttgaaaagttctttgtgtagatcaacaaaatcttctttgtcaaaacgagaataaaaataatttagttcgttggcgaatttctcatcatcagccactaaaatttgttttcgttttgaggcgcagcctgttattttctttaatccctcccagcattgttttgagttgttctttgcaaagaaattctcaattttttctttgtatgtttttttcccttcaattattgcttttctcagtttatttttagcatttataaactcttcgttgctagccttatactttgttttcttttcagtaataaggtgtttgatttttttggtcatccagggcttattgtttccatagacttgtattgtttttgttggaattgttaactcctcgcagaatgatagatatgaggtaacagtttctgttagttcgtttatgtctggacagttctcaataaagatttcccagttagttttctcaacgcatcctcgtagtttttctacagcctcttcagaccacatcttgaccgtttttataactctctttgtagttttaagagtAGGTTTGTAATTTGGTATAAGATGGAGTAATACATGGTCAGATTCTCCAAGTGGGAacaaaacttttacatttgtaagcctgCTTAATGTTTACGTAGCATTTGTCGAGCGTTCTGCCCTGCCTTGTGGGGAGAGAGACATACTGGCAATAGTTTGACAGTGTGTTGTCAATATTTAGGTTGTTGAAATCTCCAGTTACGATACAAACAGAGTCCGGGTGTTTTGATTGTACATTGTGTAAcacatcaaaaattatttccgaCGCAGTCGCTGTGTCAGCCGTCGGTGGTatgtacacaacaacaacacacacctgGGTGAATTCTCTAGGCAAGTAGTAGGGCCTAAGTGTGACACACATAAGTTCAATGTTAGGGTCACAAATTTTATTCCTGATGTTCACATTATTGGCGTTGCAGTATTCCTTGTTTATATAGATTGCGAGTCCTCCTCCTTTTGACTTCCCACTATTAATTGTTCTGTCTGCTCTATAAACGTAAAATTTATCGAGATCAACAGAAGAGTCGGTTATCGTATCATTGAGCCAGGTTTCAGTGAAACACATTAAGGAACACTCTCTAAATTGATACAAATGTTCACAGCAACCTGTTAATTCTTCCatcttattttgtaaagacCTAACATTGCCTGTTACGATGGGTGGAAGGAAGCCTCTTTGTCCTCTTCTTCTACACTTAACTCGTATTCCTCCTCTACGTCCTCTCTTCTTACGTTTTGCCCTAGGGATTTGTTCGGTTAAAGCCTTGGGCTTAGGCTCGTTATTAGGTTCCAAGATGGCGGGTGTGTTGTCCATTCTGTCAAGCGTCTTACCACAAAACTCCACTGAAATACACGTTTCCACACAAATTAAAATCCATACCAACATTAGAATCCAAAAGACACAGTGCACATCcattgaaacattgagtagTAACAAATTACATGAaatattaacagaaaaaaaaattagaaaaaagagTCCGGTATAATCAGGTCGCCTGCTGTGCAGCGCCCCGGActtaactaaattaattaaagttCTAAAGTGTGTTATTGGCAAAGAGAATTACAAACATAGTTCAGCAATATGAATCGATGGATCGTCTTTTGTACTTACAATAGCTTAACTATCTTAATAGAAATCGAGgatgtataaaataattttacatgacctctatatctataaatgttacatttttatagtttctagtatcatttaattttattcttaacttatgtgttacactttttgtcatgtaaataaaaataaaaaggatcagatgatgaaatgaccgggaacctgGTGGCATATAGTTCGGGGCTCCCATCTTCCTTTTTCCTTGGGGGTTTCCAGGTAAGGGCATGTCTTGTGATGTTAGATGAAGAGTGCGGCATGTCCATCACCAGTgcctctgaaggatatctatttcatttgggtGCTGCTTTGTTTTTCATTTGTGATCTTGTCTAGCTAGCAGATCATAAGAATTTTCCTGAGGCATGTGTTGATGCTGAAGAGCCTGATCTTGATGGCGCTGTTTATTTCACCAGATAAATATTGACTCTACTGTAGAAATATTCATCCCCATTTTAACAAATGaacttcaacttttttttttatggtaaaaagatttaaatgagATATTAACTTGTCCTTGTTCACCTTTTTTACAGACCCTGCCACAGCTAGTGCTTTTCCAATGGATTATTTAGAAAAAGTAAAAGAGGTTCACAGCATTGGTGGCTATGGTTCACAAGGATATAAGTATGACTGGAAATTAGAAGAGGCAGAGAAGAACATTTTGAGAACACACACTACAGCAGTCAGTGCAAGGATGCTGTACAAACTAGCACAGGAGGTACCTTttcttgctctttttttttttttattatttatgtttactTACATAGTTTTAGACCCTCTCAATTTTTTTCATCACATTGGGCTGTAAGCTGTCTTTGCTAATGAGCTCAACATTCTTATCCCATTAGGTATCCATGGTTTTTAATTCTCTGTGAGAATATGGTTTTATAGGGGTCAGCTTCTGTTTTTTCTTATTTCCTGCTACCTGTAATTGCTGTATTCAGGGAACATacatcacctttttttttactttgttggctaagttaattaaatattgcatTTATTTTCTTAGACATAGTCTAAATATGTAGTAGTTGACTTAAAAGTTTACTAGTGATTGTAGAATAGTaggtttatatatttttcttaaattataacACATGCATAaagaattataaaattaaatctgATAATTTCAATCTAGTAATAGAATTTTGTAATTCGGTACTGTTATctacaaatattaattaatgctaaatctaaaaaaaaaaaaaagatggtagTCTACAAATATCACAACAGATCCTCTCTAATGTAAATACTATTcattatcaaaataaatataaaatatttcagtGTGTGTGTCAATATtgcttttctatttgtaaaataataatgagaGTATGTGTTGAAATAACATTCATCTAAAAATGTTGAGTGAGATGTTTcttctaatgtttttttttacagaaagaaTTCAGACCTGTGAAGTATTTTTCAATAGACAGAGTGTTCCGCAATGAAAATTTAGATGCTACACATTTAGCTGAATTCCAGCAAATTGAGGGAGTGGTTGCAGACCGTGGTCTAACACTTGGTGACCTTATGGGCACGATCAACCAATTCTTTTGTAAACTTGGTGAGATTTCAACTTAAattgctttcttttttatttctattttatcaaATATAACACATTGTTTCTGCAATTTTTGTTCTATATATCTAAAGGTATAACCAATCTTCGCTTCAAACCTGCATACAATCCATACACAGAACCAAGTATGGAAATATTCAGCTATCATGAAGGCAAGCACATTTATGCTaccttataaaacaaaattaattttgcattgctgaaaaaaaattaacagataAATAACCttggttttattatttaatgttttgacaaattaatatatttcaatttaaCAGGTTTAAAGAAATGGGTAGAAATAGGTAACTCTGGAGTGTTTCGTCCTGAGATGTTACTTCCAATGGGTCTGCCAAAAGATGTTTCTGTAATTGCTTGGGGGTTATCATTGGAAAGGtttgttatttttgtgtttatgtccaaataaaaatataattttctatTAGAGATATTAGTTTGCTGTACATGTTTAATTTGTAAACCTGACCATTTATGTTTTGTTCCAGACCCACCATGATCAAGTATGCCATTGACAACATCAGAGATTTAGTTGGGCCAAAAGTTAACTTGAAGATGGTCTATGACAATCCTTTATGTAGGCTGGAAAAATAAAtgaactagaaacaaaaatttactTAATTTTATGTGATAATTAAAAAGCGACTTAAACCAAacaatcttgtttttttttttttgttttttttttgttgttttttttaataataatagctttttgtttattttctactgt
The DNA window shown above is from Biomphalaria glabrata chromosome 5, xgBioGlab47.1, whole genome shotgun sequence and carries:
- the LOC106059915 gene encoding phenylalanine--tRNA ligase alpha subunit-like, with amino-acid sequence MAELVDKILLEIERLNEADSLELSRLLAVNHQTVVGAIKSLQSLGDIIKVEDVQNKRWELTEEGNSILKNGSHEALVYQAIPNDGIVQAQLMATVPNAKVGFSKAMSAGWIKVDKNCEGGPRVFRQVESIKDVVKECLEKIANLGIGDVTDTEKNEYKKRKLITEVKETSYKIKKGENFTTTVSKPQVDLTPEMISSGSWKTTQFKPYNFQALGAPVTTGHLHPLLKVREQYRQIFLEMGFSEMPTNNYVESSFWNFDALFQPQQHPARDAHDTFFISDPATASAFPMDYLEKVKEVHSIGGYGSQGYKYDWKLEEAEKNILRTHTTAVSARMLYKLAQEKEFRPVKYFSIDRVFRNENLDATHLAEFQQIEGVVADRGLTLGDLMGTINQFFCKLGITNLRFKPAYNPYTEPSMEIFSYHEGLKKWVEIGNSGVFRPEMLLPMGLPKDVSVIAWGLSLERPTMIKYAIDNIRDLVGPKVNLKMVYDNPLCRLEK